GCAGGAAATTTACGACAGCCTAGTCGAAGAGGCTGCTCACCGAACGGTCGCTGTGGACCCTCAAAATGGCTTCCGCGAAAAGGGGGGCTATTGACAATTGAATGATTTTATCCGATTTCTTGCTCTCAAGCAATGGGATTGTGTCGGTCAAAACGACCTTGTCGATCCCCGAATTCTCGAGGCGCTCCAGCGCAGGCCCCGAAAGCACGCCGTGGGTGGCGCAGGCGAAAACTTTCACCGCTCCCCGATCCTTTATGAGGGCGGCGGCGTTGCAGATGGTGCCGGCGGTGTCGATGATGTCGTCCACCAGGACGGCGGTCTTCCCGCTGACGTCGCCGATGATGTCCATAACCTCGCAGAGGTTGGCCACTTCGTGGGACCTGCGTTTGTCCACGATGGCGAGGTCGGCCTTCAGGCTGCCGGCGAACTTCCTGGCCCGGACCACCCCCCCCACGTCGGGGGCCACCACCACCAGGGAGCCGCTGGCCTGGCTCTCGGCGATGTTCTCCTTGAAATAGCTCCCCAGGAGGGGCATACCCGTGAGATGGTCCAGGGGGATGTCAAAAAAGCCCTGGATCTGCCCGGCGTGAAGATCGGCGGAAATAACCCTGTCCGCCCCGGCGCCGGTGAGCAGGTTGGCCATAAGTTTGGCGGAGATGGGGTCTCTGGGCTTGGTCTTCCTGTCCTGCCGGGCATAGCCGAAGTAGGGGCAGACCACGTTGATCCGGAAGGCCGACGCCCGCTTCAGGGCATCGATCATGATCAGCAACTCCACCAGGTTCTCGTTCACCGGGTTGCAGGTGGGCTGCACGACGAAAACATCCGCTCCCCGGACGCTCTCCTCTATGGAAAGACCGATCTCTCCGTCGGAAAAGCGGAAGTGCTTCGCCCGGGAAAGCTCGATCCCCAGTTCACTGCAGATTCTGCGCGCAAAGGACGGATGAGCCGTTCCGGAAAAGATCATCAGATCCCGCGTGTTGGTCCCCA
This region of Aminivibrio sp. genomic DNA includes:
- a CDS encoding ribose-phosphate pyrophosphokinase; this translates as MGTNTRDLMIFSGTAHPSFARRICSELGIELSRAKHFRFSDGEIGLSIEESVRGADVFVVQPTCNPVNENLVELLIMIDALKRASAFRINVVCPYFGYARQDRKTKPRDPISAKLMANLLTGAGADRVISADLHAGQIQGFFDIPLDHLTGMPLLGSYFKENIAESQASGSLVVVAPDVGGVVRARKFAGSLKADLAIVDKRRSHEVANLCEVMDIIGDVSGKTAVLVDDIIDTAGTICNAAALIKDRGAVKVFACATHGVLSGPALERLENSGIDKVVLTDTIPLLESKKSDKIIQLSIAPLFAEAILRVHSDRSVSSLFD